From the genome of Streptomyces sp. NBC_01317, one region includes:
- a CDS encoding acetyl-CoA C-acetyltransferase, whose translation MPEAVIVSAARSPIGRAFKGSLKELRPDDLTATIIRTALDKIPELDPHDIDDLMLGCGLPGGEQGHNLGRIVAVQMGMDHLPGCTITRYCSSSLQTSRMAMHAIRAGEGDVFVSAGVEMVSRQVNGSSDGMPGTHNPLFADAEARTAEVAQSEGASWHDPREDGLVPDAYIAMGQTAENLARLKGVTRRDMDEFGVRSQNLAEEALKNGFWEREITPVTTPDGTVVTKDDGPRAGVTLEGTQSLKPVFRPDGLVTAGNCCPLNDGAAALVIMSDTKARDLGLTPLARIVSTGVTGLSPEIMGLGPVEASRQALSRAGLTIGDIDLVEINEAFAAQVIPSYRDLGVPLEKLNVNGGAIAVGHPFGMTGARITGTLINSLQFHDKQFGLETMCVGGGQGMAMVIERLS comes from the coding sequence ATGCCCGAAGCCGTGATCGTCTCTGCCGCCCGTTCCCCCATCGGCCGGGCCTTCAAGGGCTCGCTCAAGGAGCTGCGGCCCGACGACCTGACCGCCACGATCATCCGGACCGCGCTCGACAAGATCCCGGAGCTGGACCCGCACGACATCGACGACCTGATGCTGGGCTGCGGGCTGCCCGGCGGCGAGCAGGGGCACAACCTCGGCCGCATCGTCGCCGTGCAGATGGGCATGGACCACCTCCCCGGCTGCACGATCACCCGCTACTGTTCCTCGTCGCTCCAGACCTCCCGCATGGCGATGCACGCGATCAGGGCGGGCGAGGGCGACGTCTTCGTCTCCGCCGGCGTCGAGATGGTGTCGCGCCAGGTCAACGGCTCGTCGGACGGCATGCCCGGCACGCACAACCCGCTCTTCGCGGACGCCGAGGCGCGTACGGCGGAGGTCGCCCAGAGCGAGGGCGCGAGCTGGCACGACCCGCGCGAGGACGGCCTGGTCCCGGACGCGTACATCGCGATGGGGCAGACGGCGGAGAACCTGGCCCGCCTCAAGGGCGTCACCCGCCGGGACATGGACGAGTTCGGCGTACGGTCCCAGAACCTCGCCGAGGAAGCCCTCAAGAACGGCTTCTGGGAGCGGGAGATCACCCCCGTCACCACCCCCGACGGCACGGTGGTGACCAAGGACGACGGCCCGCGCGCGGGCGTCACCCTGGAGGGCACGCAGTCCCTCAAGCCCGTGTTCCGCCCCGACGGCCTGGTCACGGCGGGCAACTGCTGCCCGCTGAACGACGGCGCCGCCGCTCTGGTGATCATGTCCGACACCAAGGCCCGTGACCTGGGGCTGACCCCGCTGGCCCGGATCGTCTCCACCGGTGTCACCGGCCTGTCGCCGGAGATCATGGGCCTCGGCCCGGTCGAGGCGTCCCGACAGGCGCTCTCCCGCGCCGGGCTGACCATCGGCGACATCGACCTGGTCGAGATCAACGAGGCCTTCGCCGCGCAGGTCATCCCGTCCTACCGTGACCTGGGCGTTCCCCTGGAGAAGCTCAACGTCAACGGCGGCGCGATCGCCGTCGGCCACCCCTTCGGCATGACCGGCGCCCGCATCACCGGCACCCTGATCAACAGCCTCCAGTTCCACGACAAGCAGTTCGGCCTGGAGACGATGTGCGTGGGCGGCGGCCAGGGCATGGCCATGGTGATCGAGCGGCTGAGCTGA